Proteins from one Pseudomonas grandcourensis genomic window:
- a CDS encoding tryptophan--tRNA ligase: MTTRTRILTGITTTGTPHLGNYAGAIRPAIVASRDSNADSFYFLADYHALIKCDDPLRIQRSRLEIAATWLAGGLDVERVTFYRQSDIPEIPELTWLLTCVAAKGLLNRAHAYKASVDKNVETGEDPDAGITMGLYSYPVLMAADILMFNAHKVPVGRDQIQHVEMARDIGQRFNHLFGQGKEFFTMPEALIEESVATLPGLDGRKMSKSYDNTIPLFSSAKEMKDAISRIVTDSRAPGEAKDPDNSHLFTLFQAFATPAQAVEFRSELLQGLGWGEAKNRLFQLLDSELGESRERYNQLIERPADLEDILQHGAKKARAVATPFLNELREAVGLRSFVAQAQVAATTKKKAVKAARFVSFREDDGSFRFRLLAADGEQLLLSRNFADGKTAGQVTKQLQAGQDLDVRSEALGFSVWLEGECVADSPTFADSAARDTAIEALRIALTPVQE, translated from the coding sequence ATGACGACTCGTACCCGTATCCTCACCGGCATCACCACCACCGGCACACCGCACCTGGGCAACTACGCTGGCGCCATCCGCCCGGCGATCGTCGCCAGCCGTGACAGCAATGCCGATTCGTTCTACTTCCTGGCCGACTACCACGCCCTGATCAAGTGCGATGACCCGCTGCGCATCCAACGCTCGCGTCTGGAAATCGCCGCGACCTGGCTGGCCGGTGGCCTGGATGTCGAGCGCGTGACTTTCTACCGCCAGTCCGACATCCCGGAAATCCCCGAGCTGACCTGGCTGCTGACCTGCGTTGCCGCCAAGGGCCTGCTCAACCGCGCCCACGCCTACAAGGCTTCGGTGGACAAGAACGTCGAGACCGGTGAAGACCCGGACGCGGGCATCACCATGGGCCTGTACAGCTACCCGGTGCTGATGGCCGCGGACATCCTGATGTTCAATGCGCACAAGGTGCCGGTCGGTCGTGACCAAATCCAGCACGTGGAAATGGCCCGCGACATCGGCCAGCGCTTCAACCACCTGTTTGGCCAGGGTAAAGAGTTCTTCACCATGCCCGAGGCGTTGATCGAAGAGAGCGTCGCCACGTTGCCGGGCCTGGATGGCCGCAAGATGTCGAAGAGCTACGACAACACCATTCCGCTGTTCAGCAGCGCCAAAGAGATGAAGGACGCGATTTCGCGGATCGTCACCGACTCCCGCGCGCCGGGCGAAGCCAAGGATCCGGACAATTCGCACCTGTTCACTCTGTTCCAGGCGTTCGCCACCCCGGCGCAAGCCGTCGAGTTCCGCAGCGAACTGTTGCAGGGCCTGGGTTGGGGCGAGGCGAAGAATCGTCTGTTCCAGTTGCTGGACAGTGAACTGGGCGAGTCCCGCGAGCGTTATAACCAGCTGATCGAGCGCCCGGCGGATCTGGAAGACATCCTGCAACACGGCGCAAAAAAGGCCCGTGCGGTAGCGACTCCGTTCCTCAACGAACTGCGTGAGGCAGTGGGCCTGCGCTCCTTTGTTGCCCAGGCTCAAGTAGCGGCGACCACCAAGAAGAAAGCCGTGAAGGCTGCACGTTTTGTCAGCTTCCGCGAAGACGACGGCAGTTTCCGCTTCCGTCTGCTGGCGGCCGATGGCGAACAACTGCTGCTGTCGCGCAACTTCGCCGACGGTAAAACTGCTGGGCAAGTGACCAAGCAACTGCAAGCGGGCCAGGATCTGGACGTGCGCAGTGAAGCCCTGGGCTTCAGCGTCTGGCTGGAAGGCGAGTGCGTTGCCGATAGCCCGACCTTCGCCGACAGCGCCGCGCGTGACACGGCCATCGAAGCCTTGCGCATTGCCCTGACGCCGGTTCAGGAATAA
- a CDS encoding alpha/beta fold hydrolase, with amino-acid sequence MRETPVVIDGPVGQLEALYLDNEQPRGLALICHPNPVQGGTMLNKVVSTLQRTARDAGLITLRFNYRGVGASEGTHDMGTGEVDDAQAVAEWFRARHPELPLTLFGFSFGGFVAASLGGRLEAKGEQLKHLFMVAPAVMRLGDQDQLPQQGELTLIQPETDEVIDPQVVYEWSDKLERPHELLKVAECGHFFHGKLTDLKDLILPRLSN; translated from the coding sequence ATGCGTGAAACCCCTGTAGTGATTGATGGCCCGGTGGGTCAACTGGAAGCTCTTTATCTGGATAATGAGCAGCCGCGCGGCCTGGCGCTCATCTGTCATCCGAACCCGGTGCAGGGCGGCACCATGCTCAACAAAGTGGTATCGACCCTGCAACGTACCGCGCGTGATGCCGGTTTGATTACTTTGCGTTTCAACTACCGTGGAGTCGGCGCCAGCGAAGGCACCCACGACATGGGTACCGGTGAAGTCGATGATGCCCAGGCTGTGGCCGAGTGGTTCAGGGCCAGACACCCGGAATTGCCGCTGACCCTGTTCGGTTTCTCCTTCGGTGGATTTGTTGCAGCAAGTCTCGGTGGACGTCTGGAAGCGAAGGGCGAGCAGCTCAAGCACCTGTTCATGGTCGCGCCGGCGGTCATGCGCCTGGGCGATCAGGATCAGCTGCCGCAACAGGGCGAACTGACCCTGATCCAGCCGGAAACCGACGAAGTGATCGATCCACAAGTTGTTTACGAATGGTCCGACAAGCTCGAACGCCCCCATGAGCTGCTGAAAGTGGCAGAATGCGGACACTTTTTTCATGGCAAGCTGACCGATCTCAAGGATCTGATCCTGCCGCGTCTCTCGAATTGA
- a CDS encoding YhcB family protein produces the protein MEHSLLVWLLPTLALVVGVAIGFLIARVAPNAAPSRTQRQLDDIQERFDSYQNEVVTHFNSTATLVKKLTQSYQEVQDHLAEGANRLALDEQTRQRLLASLHADAAQAPRERLTPPRNQEPPRDYAPKAPNAPGMLDEHYGLKK, from the coding sequence GTGGAACACTCGCTCTTAGTTTGGTTGTTACCGACTCTTGCCCTGGTTGTGGGTGTCGCCATTGGGTTCCTGATCGCTCGCGTTGCTCCGAACGCCGCGCCCAGCCGCACGCAGCGTCAGCTGGACGACATTCAGGAACGTTTCGACAGTTATCAGAACGAGGTGGTGACCCACTTCAACAGCACCGCGACACTGGTCAAGAAACTGACTCAGAGCTATCAGGAAGTGCAGGACCATCTCGCCGAGGGCGCCAACCGCCTGGCCCTGGACGAACAGACTCGCCAACGCCTGCTGGCTTCCCTGCATGCCGATGCGGCACAGGCACCCCGTGAACGCCTGACGCCGCCGCGCAATCAGGAACCGCCTCGCGACTACGCACCGAAAGCCCCGAACGCGCCGGGCATGCTCGATGAGCATTATGGCCTGAAGAAGTAA
- a CDS encoding OmpA family protein — translation MFTTRRLIILATAVAVLSGCASPNPYGGQGQAQGQTDSGSEGMSKTAKYGGLGALAGALAGAAINHDNRGKGALIGAAVVGASAAGYGYYADQQEKKLRASMANTGVEVQRQGDQIKLIMPGNITFATDSANIAPGFYQPLNNLAGSLKEFNQNQIEIVGYTDSTGARQHNMDLSQRRAQSVATYLTSQGVSGANLSARGAGPDSPVASNADVNGRAQNRRVEVNLKAIPGQQYGGQQQGQVQQYP, via the coding sequence ATGTTCACCACGCGTCGTTTGATTATTCTCGCTACCGCTGTGGCCGTTTTGTCCGGTTGTGCCTCGCCTAACCCATACGGCGGTCAGGGCCAGGCTCAGGGCCAGACGGATAGCGGCTCCGAAGGCATGAGCAAGACCGCGAAATACGGTGGCCTCGGCGCTCTGGCCGGTGCGTTGGCCGGTGCTGCCATCAACCACGATAACCGTGGCAAGGGCGCGCTGATCGGTGCTGCGGTGGTCGGTGCTTCCGCCGCCGGCTACGGCTACTACGCCGATCAGCAAGAGAAAAAGCTGCGCGCCAGCATGGCCAACACCGGAGTTGAAGTGCAGCGCCAGGGCGACCAGATCAAGCTGATCATGCCGGGCAACATCACATTCGCGACCGATTCGGCGAACATTGCCCCAGGTTTCTATCAGCCGCTGAATAACCTGGCGGGCTCGCTGAAAGAGTTCAACCAGAACCAGATCGAGATCGTCGGCTATACCGATAGCACCGGCGCTCGTCAGCACAACATGGACCTGTCCCAGCGTCGTGCGCAGAGCGTGGCAACCTACCTGACCTCGCAAGGTGTCAGCGGCGCCAACCTGAGCGCTCGTGGCGCCGGCCCGGACAGCCCGGTTGCCAGCAACGCTGACGTCAATGGCCGGGCGCAGAACCGCCGTGTAGAGGTCAACCTCAAGGCGATTCCGGGCCAGCAGTATGGTGGTCAGCAGCAAGGTCAGGTTCAGCAGTACCCTTGA
- a CDS encoding MBL fold metallo-hydrolase, with product MTPQPTLIRETFPVGPLQCNCTIIGDPVTKKAIVVDPGGNHELILARLDALGLKVVSIIHTHAHLDHFLASGQLKEKTGATLHLHKEDQFLWDNLEMQCQMFGVPYTPVPSPDRWLADDEELACGCGVALHTPGHTPGSMSFWFSEAKLLIAGDTLFRRGVGRTDLWGGDQATIVRSIKQRLYTLDEDATVVTGHGPDTRLGDEMRENPFVRG from the coding sequence ATGACTCCGCAACCCACCCTCATTCGCGAAACCTTCCCCGTCGGCCCTTTGCAGTGCAACTGCACGATCATCGGCGATCCGGTAACGAAAAAGGCCATCGTCGTCGATCCGGGTGGCAATCATGAGCTGATCCTGGCACGGCTCGACGCACTGGGTCTGAAAGTGGTCAGCATCATTCACACCCACGCGCACCTCGATCATTTCCTGGCTTCCGGCCAACTCAAGGAGAAAACCGGCGCGACCCTGCATTTGCACAAGGAAGACCAGTTTCTGTGGGACAACCTGGAAATGCAGTGCCAGATGTTCGGCGTTCCCTATACCCCGGTGCCGTCCCCGGATCGCTGGCTGGCCGATGATGAAGAACTGGCCTGCGGCTGTGGCGTGGCACTGCACACGCCGGGTCATACACCGGGCTCCATGAGCTTCTGGTTTTCCGAGGCCAAGCTGCTGATTGCCGGCGATACGCTGTTTCGTCGCGGCGTCGGGCGCACGGATTTGTGGGGCGGCGACCAGGCGACTATCGTGCGTTCGATCAAGCAGCGGCTGTACACCCTCGACGAAGACGCCACCGTGGTGACCGGGCATGGTCCGGATACCCGTCTGGGCGATGAAATGCGCGAGAACCCCTTTGTTCGGGGCTGA
- a CDS encoding LuxR C-terminal-related transcriptional regulator: MTDLSTPPGSANVAVATLDGRFFRPPLPDGHVLRPRLCERLSAGLGGRLLLVSAPAGFGKSSLAVEFCQGLPAHWQSLWLGLSPRDSDPGRFLERLLEGLQDYFPHLGRQSLGLLKMRQRHQPFAFEEWLDGLLDELAEHLSTATPLLLVLDDYHLAQGPVLDRCLQFFLNHLPDGLLVMVTSRQRPDWHLARLRLSRQLLELHEQDLRLTHDEALSLLDRHSSSLRGEALENLIQRSEGWVAGLRFWLLAASEAGTDGALPQSLHGGEGLIRDYLLEEVIDCLPAEVQSFLYDTAPQERFCSELCDAVRDAHDSGEILRFLLAHQVFLVPLDEHGHWYRYHHLFSDLLRTRPTSQSMVPAASLHLRACRWFNAQGLLDEAVEQALRAGHLDVAANLVQNLSEEQLLAEQNVGMLLRWKMDLPDSLLISTPRLIVLYSWALGMACQLDAAEELASHLSRFLPAPSATAQKSMLAQWLALSGIIARGRGNRELTLQYCGEALESLPPKRYGQRLMCLSTLSNLAIADGDLWRARGLNRESLELAQRVGNPLFEALAHYDRARVLQTRGEICRALEEVRQGMQRLQSLPAQRLYAVRARLTLYEGFLLALRMQPQAARVRLQAGLSEARACRDISVLIGHCVIARLEGSSGEFAKAFAELAEAERLMHIWDVPPIYYLAMITLVKCELWLAQGRTDLAEAWLARLGQTYNGENGAAPPEFHPQLPLHIELQQALLDVIQGQPMLAEGRLNALLEHGQQSGRQMLSAMALTQKVALLLCSGREPEARKALAQALDAAGGGGLQPFEGLLAEHPDWLRAQLQNCQPTPVSLSLSEKLPALVARPGLESCAAAEQLSTREMAVLRLIAQGCSNQEISDQLFISLHTVKTHASHINSKLGVERRTQAVARAKELGVLG; this comes from the coding sequence ATGACTGATTTGTCTACACCCCCAGGTTCTGCAAACGTTGCTGTCGCGACACTCGACGGGCGCTTCTTCCGCCCGCCGTTGCCCGACGGCCATGTGCTGCGTCCACGTTTGTGCGAGCGCCTGAGTGCCGGGCTCGGTGGCAGGCTGTTGCTGGTCAGCGCACCGGCAGGGTTCGGCAAGAGTTCGTTGGCGGTGGAGTTTTGTCAGGGGTTGCCGGCGCACTGGCAAAGTCTCTGGCTGGGGTTGAGCCCGCGAGACAGTGACCCGGGACGTTTTCTCGAGCGCCTGCTGGAAGGCCTCCAGGACTATTTTCCGCACCTGGGCAGGCAATCCCTCGGGCTGTTGAAAATGCGCCAGCGCCATCAGCCTTTCGCATTCGAAGAATGGCTGGACGGCCTGCTCGACGAACTGGCCGAACACCTGTCCACCGCGACGCCATTGCTGCTGGTGCTGGATGATTATCATCTGGCCCAGGGGCCGGTGCTGGACCGCTGCCTGCAATTTTTCCTCAATCATCTTCCCGATGGCTTGCTGGTGATGGTCACCAGTCGCCAGCGTCCCGACTGGCATCTGGCACGGCTGCGGCTGTCGCGGCAATTACTTGAGTTGCATGAACAGGATCTGCGCCTGACCCATGACGAGGCCTTGAGCCTGCTCGACCGGCACAGCAGCTCCCTGCGCGGTGAGGCACTGGAAAACCTGATCCAGCGCAGCGAAGGTTGGGTCGCGGGGTTACGCTTCTGGCTGCTGGCCGCCTCGGAGGCGGGCACCGATGGCGCGCTGCCGCAATCGTTGCACGGCGGGGAAGGGCTGATCCGCGATTACCTGCTCGAAGAAGTCATCGATTGCCTGCCCGCCGAGGTCCAGTCGTTCCTCTATGACACGGCGCCCCAGGAACGTTTTTGCAGCGAACTGTGCGATGCCGTTCGCGACGCCCACGACAGCGGGGAGATCCTGCGCTTCCTGCTCGCCCACCAAGTGTTCCTGGTGCCGCTGGACGAACACGGCCACTGGTATCGTTACCACCACCTGTTTTCCGATCTGTTGCGCACGCGCCCGACTTCCCAGTCGATGGTGCCGGCCGCCAGCCTGCACCTGCGTGCCTGCCGCTGGTTCAATGCCCAGGGCCTGCTCGATGAGGCCGTGGAGCAGGCCTTGCGTGCCGGTCATCTGGACGTCGCGGCGAACCTGGTGCAGAACCTCTCCGAAGAGCAACTGCTGGCCGAGCAGAACGTCGGCATGTTGCTGCGCTGGAAAATGGACTTGCCTGACAGCTTGCTGATCAGCACGCCGCGACTGATCGTACTCTATAGCTGGGCGCTGGGGATGGCTTGCCAACTGGATGCCGCAGAAGAACTGGCCAGCCATTTGAGCCGCTTCCTGCCTGCTCCATCGGCCACCGCCCAGAAGTCCATGCTGGCTCAATGGCTGGCGTTGAGCGGCATCATTGCCCGTGGGCGCGGCAACCGCGAACTGACGCTGCAGTACTGCGGCGAAGCGTTGGAAAGTCTTCCGCCCAAGCGTTACGGCCAGCGGCTGATGTGCCTCTCGACCTTGTCCAACCTGGCCATTGCCGACGGTGATTTGTGGCGGGCACGAGGGCTTAACCGCGAATCGCTGGAGCTGGCGCAACGGGTCGGCAACCCCTTGTTCGAAGCACTGGCGCACTACGACCGCGCCCGGGTGCTGCAAACGCGCGGGGAAATCTGTCGGGCGCTGGAAGAAGTCCGTCAGGGAATGCAGCGCCTGCAGAGCTTGCCTGCGCAACGGCTGTATGCGGTTCGCGCCCGGCTGACCTTATACGAAGGTTTTTTGCTGGCCCTGCGCATGCAGCCACAAGCGGCGCGGGTGCGATTGCAGGCCGGCTTGAGCGAGGCGCGCGCCTGCCGTGACATCAGCGTGCTGATCGGCCACTGCGTGATTGCCAGGCTGGAAGGCAGCAGCGGCGAGTTCGCCAAGGCCTTTGCCGAGCTTGCCGAAGCCGAACGGCTCATGCACATCTGGGACGTGCCACCGATCTACTACCTGGCCATGATCACCCTGGTCAAATGTGAACTCTGGCTGGCCCAGGGGCGCACCGATCTGGCCGAAGCCTGGCTGGCGCGCCTGGGGCAGACCTATAACGGCGAAAACGGGGCGGCACCACCGGAATTCCACCCGCAATTGCCGCTGCATATCGAATTGCAACAAGCCTTGCTCGACGTCATCCAGGGCCAGCCGATGCTGGCCGAAGGGCGTTTGAATGCGCTGCTCGAACATGGCCAGCAAAGCGGCCGGCAGATGCTCAGTGCCATGGCACTGACCCAGAAAGTGGCGTTGTTGCTGTGCAGCGGGCGAGAACCGGAAGCACGCAAGGCACTGGCCCAGGCGCTGGACGCCGCCGGCGGAGGGGGACTGCAACCCTTCGAGGGCTTGTTGGCCGAGCACCCGGACTGGCTGCGTGCGCAGCTTCAAAACTGTCAGCCAACCCCCGTTTCCCTGAGTCTCAGTGAAAAACTGCCGGCATTGGTTGCCCGTCCCGGGCTGGAGTCCTGCGCGGCCGCGGAACAGCTCAGCACCCGGGAAATGGCGGTCCTGCGATTGATCGCCCAGGGCTGTTCGAACCAGGAAATCAGCGATCAGCTGTTTATTTCCCTGCATACGGTCAAGACCCACGCCAGCCATATCAACAGCAAGCTCGGGGTCGAGCGGCGTACGCAGGCGGTGGCGCGGGCCAAGGAATTGGGGGTGTTGGGTTAA
- a CDS encoding DUF1329 domain-containing protein, with protein MKITKSLFHAGVLGLSLLATSVIAAVPQAEADKLGKSLTPMGAEMAGNADGSIPAWKPMAKNAGTVDSKGFLSNPFASEKPLFTITAQNVDQYKEKLAPGQYAMFKRYPETFKMPVYPSHRGATVPDDVFAAIKRNATNTNLVSGGNGLENFETAVPFPIPKSGVEVIWNHITRYRGGSVTRLVTQATPQPNGSFSLVYFQDQFVFRDKMKDYDPKNPGNILFYFKQKVTAPARLAGGVLLVHETLDQVKEPRSAWVYNAGQRRVRRAPQVSYDGPGTAADGLRTSDNLDMFNGAPDRYDWKLEGKKEMYIASDAYKLDDPSLKYTDIIKAGHINQDLARYELRRVWHVVATLKEGQRHIYAKRDFYIDEDTWQAAVIDHYDGRGQLWRVGEAHAENYYDKQVPWYALEALYDLQSGRYLALGMKNEEKSAYDFGFQATTSDFTPAALRQDGVR; from the coding sequence ATGAAAATAACAAAGAGTCTGTTCCACGCCGGTGTTCTGGGCCTTTCGCTGCTGGCGACCAGCGTGATCGCGGCGGTACCCCAGGCCGAGGCCGACAAACTGGGCAAGAGCCTGACCCCGATGGGCGCTGAAATGGCGGGTAACGCCGACGGTTCGATCCCGGCCTGGAAGCCTATGGCGAAGAACGCCGGTACGGTCGACAGCAAAGGTTTCCTGTCCAATCCGTTCGCCAGCGAAAAACCGCTGTTCACCATCACGGCGCAGAACGTCGACCAGTACAAGGAAAAGCTCGCCCCGGGCCAGTACGCGATGTTCAAGCGCTACCCGGAAACCTTCAAGATGCCGGTCTATCCGTCCCATCGCGGTGCCACCGTGCCGGATGACGTTTTCGCTGCCATCAAGCGCAACGCCACCAACACCAACCTGGTGTCCGGCGGCAACGGCCTGGAAAACTTCGAGACCGCCGTGCCGTTCCCGATTCCGAAAAGCGGCGTAGAAGTCATCTGGAACCACATCACCCGTTATCGCGGGGGCAGCGTGACCCGCCTGGTGACCCAGGCCACGCCGCAGCCGAACGGTTCGTTCAGCCTGGTGTACTTCCAGGACCAGTTCGTGTTCCGCGACAAGATGAAGGACTACGACCCGAAAAACCCGGGCAACATCCTGTTCTACTTCAAGCAGAAAGTGACTGCCCCGGCACGACTGGCCGGTGGTGTACTGCTGGTGCACGAAACCCTCGATCAGGTGAAGGAACCGCGTTCGGCGTGGGTCTACAACGCCGGTCAGCGCCGTGTGCGCCGTGCGCCACAAGTGTCCTATGACGGCCCGGGTACCGCGGCCGATGGCCTGCGTACCTCCGATAACCTGGACATGTTCAACGGTGCACCGGATCGTTACGACTGGAAGCTCGAAGGCAAGAAAGAGATGTACATCGCCTCCGACGCCTACAAGCTCGACGACCCGAGCCTCAAGTACACCGACATCATCAAGGCCGGTCACATCAACCAGGACCTGGCGCGTTACGAACTGCGCCGTGTGTGGCATGTGGTTGCAACCCTGAAGGAAGGTCAGCGTCACATCTACGCCAAGCGTGACTTCTACATCGACGAAGATACCTGGCAAGCAGCGGTCATCGACCATTACGACGGTCGTGGCCAACTGTGGCGTGTAGGTGAGGCCCATGCCGAGAACTACTACGACAAGCAAGTGCCGTGGTATGCCCTCGAAGCCCTGTATGACCTGCAATCGGGTCGTTACCTGGCACTGGGCATGAAGAACGAAGAGAAGTCGGCCTATGACTTCGGCTTCCAGGCCACCACCAGCGACTTCACCCCGGCCGCCCTGCGTCAGGACGGTGTTCGCTAA
- a CDS encoding DUF1302 domain-containing protein has protein sequence MTSVNQFWRRAKLPLAVSLASTLAGPAFGVSFNVGEIEGQFDSSLSVGASWSTEQPNKNLIGVNNGGKGLSQTSDDGHLNFKSGETFSKIFKGIHDLELKYGDTGVFVRGKYWYDFELKDESRPFKDISDEGRKEGAKSAGGQILDAFVYHNYSIADQPGSVRLGKQVVSWGESTFIGGGINSINPIDVSAFRRPGAEIKEGLIPVNMFYVSQSLTENLSAEAFYQIEWDQTVVDNCGTFFSQPDIVADGCDDNLRVLNKRSQIPAIALGPLAANGVNVNEEGVLVRRGGDRDARDSGQWGASFKYMFDPLDTEFGAYFMNYHSRAPIFSATGAPQSVYNTARALPGPFAALGPLLVAGNSQYFIEYPEDIRLYGLSFSTTLPTGTAWSGEISYRPNAPVQLNSTDILFSGIRPLGNNNPNNPLTNASLLTGVPGQDLHGYRRKEVTQFQTTLTHFFDQVMGASRLTLVGEVGVTHVGGLESTSDVRYGRDPVYGPGELPASGALDTCVALNTSTINGAGPGTPTNNRSRNCTDEGFTTPTSWGYRGRAIWEYNDVFAGVNLKPNVAWSHDVSGYSPGPGGNFEEGRKAVSLGVDAEYQNTYTASLAYTNFFDGKYTTVDDRDFVALSLGVNF, from the coding sequence ATGACATCAGTAAACCAGTTCTGGCGCCGGGCGAAACTGCCCCTGGCTGTCAGTCTTGCCTCTACGCTCGCCGGGCCAGCATTCGGCGTCAGTTTCAACGTCGGAGAAATCGAAGGTCAGTTCGACTCATCCCTGTCGGTTGGTGCCAGTTGGTCTACCGAGCAGCCGAACAAGAACCTCATTGGTGTCAACAACGGCGGCAAGGGTCTGTCCCAGACTTCTGATGACGGTCACCTGAACTTCAAGAGCGGGGAAACCTTCTCGAAGATCTTCAAGGGCATCCATGACCTTGAACTGAAATACGGCGATACCGGTGTTTTCGTCCGTGGCAAATACTGGTACGACTTCGAACTGAAGGACGAAAGCCGTCCGTTCAAGGACATCAGCGACGAGGGCCGCAAGGAAGGCGCCAAGTCCGCCGGCGGCCAGATCCTCGACGCCTTCGTCTACCACAACTACTCCATTGCCGATCAGCCAGGCTCCGTGCGTCTGGGCAAGCAGGTCGTGAGCTGGGGTGAAAGCACCTTCATCGGTGGTGGCATCAACTCGATCAACCCGATCGACGTGTCCGCGTTCCGCCGTCCGGGTGCCGAGATCAAGGAAGGCCTGATCCCGGTCAACATGTTCTATGTGTCCCAGAGCCTGACCGAAAACCTGTCGGCCGAAGCGTTCTACCAAATTGAATGGGACCAGACCGTCGTCGACAACTGCGGCACGTTCTTCTCCCAGCCGGACATCGTTGCCGACGGCTGCGACGACAACCTGCGTGTGCTGAACAAGCGCTCGCAAATTCCGGCCATTGCCCTGGGGCCTTTGGCCGCCAACGGCGTTAACGTCAACGAAGAGGGTGTTCTGGTGCGTCGTGGCGGCGATCGCGATGCCCGTGACAGCGGCCAGTGGGGCGCGTCCTTCAAGTACATGTTCGATCCGCTGGACACCGAGTTCGGCGCCTACTTCATGAACTACCACAGCCGTGCGCCGATCTTCAGCGCCACCGGTGCGCCGCAGTCGGTCTACAACACGGCCAGAGCGTTGCCCGGCCCGTTCGCGGCACTCGGGCCACTGCTGGTGGCCGGTAATTCGCAATACTTCATCGAATACCCCGAGGACATTCGCCTGTATGGCTTGAGCTTCTCCACCACCCTGCCTACCGGTACGGCGTGGAGCGGTGAGATCAGCTACCGTCCGAACGCGCCAGTGCAGCTCAACTCCACCGACATCCTGTTCTCCGGTATCCGTCCTTTGGGCAACAACAACCCGAACAATCCATTGACCAATGCATCGCTGCTTACCGGCGTGCCGGGTCAGGACCTGCACGGGTATCGTCGCAAGGAAGTCACCCAGTTCCAGACCACCCTGACGCACTTCTTCGACCAGGTCATGGGCGCCAGCCGTCTGACCCTGGTGGGCGAAGTGGGCGTGACCCACGTTGGCGGCCTGGAAAGCACTTCCGACGTTCGTTATGGCCGCGATCCGGTCTACGGCCCGGGTGAGTTGCCAGCCTCTGGCGCGCTCGATACCTGCGTGGCGCTCAACACCAGTACCATCAACGGTGCCGGCCCGGGTACGCCGACCAACAACCGCAGCCGCAACTGCACTGACGAAGGCTTCACTACCCCAACTTCGTGGGGCTACCGCGGTCGCGCCATCTGGGAATACAACGACGTGTTTGCCGGTGTGAACCTCAAGCCGAACGTTGCCTGGTCCCATGACGTGAGCGGTTACTCCCCTGGCCCTGGCGGCAACTTCGAGGAAGGCCGCAAGGCGGTGAGCCTGGGTGTCGACGCCGAGTACCAGAACACCTACACCGCGAGCCTGGCCTACACCAACTTCTTCGACGGCAAGTACACCACCGTGGATGACCGCGACTTCGTTGCGCTCAGCCTCGGCGTGAACTTCTAA